The following coding sequences are from one Burkholderia stabilis window:
- a CDS encoding YgiW/YdeI family stress tolerance OB fold protein codes for MKHLARILTIALAALPAAVYAQYTGPSALTTTTVKELLANGKDDQHVQLQGRIVKHVGGEDYEFADATGTIRVEIDNKLWAAGQPVNDKNEVKVTGEFERKWSGRVKVDADHVEVLR; via the coding sequence ATGAAACACCTGGCCAGAATCCTGACGATCGCGCTCGCCGCGCTGCCCGCCGCCGTCTACGCGCAATACACCGGGCCGTCGGCGCTGACCACGACCACCGTGAAGGAACTGCTCGCGAACGGCAAGGACGACCAGCACGTGCAGTTGCAGGGGCGCATCGTCAAGCATGTCGGCGGCGAGGATTACGAGTTCGCCGATGCGACCGGCACGATCCGCGTCGAGATCGACAACAAGCTGTGGGCGGCCGGCCAGCCCGTGAACGACAAGAACGAAGTGAAGGTGACCGGCGAATTCGAGCGCAAATGGTCGGGCCGCGTGAAGGTCGACGCCGACCACGTCGAAGTGCTGCGCTGA
- a CDS encoding MarR family winged helix-turn-helix transcriptional regulator encodes MTKSAKLTAVALSVFRLNGLLIEWGNTFSGPHGLTSARWQVLGAISMAPEAPNIPQIADAMGITRQAVLKQINVLVDEGLVRSLPNPAHKRSPLYALTPRGETAYQAVVGQWEQHVRDIAGEFSSADLDAAIRVLSAMSRAHGADGHA; translated from the coding sequence ATGACGAAATCCGCGAAGTTGACCGCCGTCGCGTTGTCCGTGTTCCGGTTGAACGGCCTGCTGATCGAATGGGGCAACACCTTTTCCGGGCCGCACGGCCTGACCAGTGCGCGCTGGCAGGTGCTGGGCGCCATCTCGATGGCGCCGGAAGCGCCGAACATCCCGCAGATTGCCGATGCGATGGGCATTACGCGGCAAGCCGTGCTGAAACAGATCAACGTGCTGGTCGATGAAGGGCTGGTGCGGTCGCTGCCCAACCCGGCGCACAAGCGCTCGCCGCTGTATGCGCTGACACCGCGCGGCGAAACCGCCTATCAGGCGGTGGTCGGGCAATGGGAACAGCACGTTCGCGATATCGCCGGCGAGTTCAGTTCGGCCGACCTGGATGCGGCCATTCGCGTTCTGTCGGCGATGTCCCGCGCGCATGGCGCCGATGGCCACGCGTGA
- a CDS encoding antibiotic biosynthesis monooxygenase family protein, whose amino-acid sequence MAQFKPMDPNFPIRQQLGIAAEPVVLVNVFTLAPADEADFLAVWKDDAEFMKRQPGFISTQLHRALGDSPTYLNYAIWESTDAFRAAFTHPEFVAKLAAYPSSAVASPHLFQKVGVTGICTA is encoded by the coding sequence ATGGCCCAGTTCAAACCGATGGATCCGAATTTTCCGATCCGGCAGCAACTCGGCATCGCCGCGGAGCCGGTCGTCCTCGTCAACGTGTTCACGCTGGCTCCCGCAGACGAAGCGGACTTTCTGGCCGTATGGAAGGACGACGCCGAATTCATGAAACGGCAGCCGGGATTCATCTCGACCCAGCTTCATCGCGCGCTCGGCGACAGCCCGACTTACCTGAACTACGCGATCTGGGAATCGACCGACGCGTTTCGCGCGGCCTTCACGCATCCCGAGTTCGTTGCAAAACTCGCGGCCTATCCGTCGTCCGCCGTCGCCAGTCCGCACCTGTTCCAGAAAGTCGGCGTGACCGGCATCTGCACGGCGTGA
- a CDS encoding ATP-binding protein, which yields MTRMQRAIERWRSASLRRRLLMWLLPAACVIGLVASAGTYWGALRELDDLLDDQMRSMSKQIVVGPNGELSFSNHTDSKHGFEASDPDAVLLQVWRNGTLVYSTDRDSKLPPPAQTGIASVDVGGQPWRTYVTERGGTTIRLAQARHARWEAIAGIAVHLLWPVFSMLPVLAIGLWFGIGAGLRPLRTIASGLKRRNANNLEPVDVASMPNEVRPLAEAINDLLARLDRSFTLQRHFIADAAHELRTPIMGLSIQSQLLRRAATADEREHILAQIHAGTTRLGHLAEQLLTLARLEPDAQAAASASAPVDLAALCRSVVADRARVADAHRIDLGAIVMSAVMATGNADTLRVLLNNLVDNAIRYAGDGARIDVSARIDGTTPVLEVADDGPGIPEAERADVWERFYRGEGAQAVTSSGSGLGLSIVKRIAEQHRATVALGTTRGGRGLTVTVRFPAPL from the coding sequence ATGACGCGCATGCAACGCGCGATCGAACGCTGGCGCAGCGCGTCGCTGCGGCGGCGCCTGCTGATGTGGCTGCTGCCGGCCGCATGCGTGATCGGCCTGGTCGCGAGCGCGGGCACCTACTGGGGCGCGCTGCGCGAACTCGACGACCTGCTCGACGACCAGATGCGCAGCATGTCGAAGCAAATCGTCGTCGGCCCGAACGGCGAGCTGTCGTTCAGTAACCACACCGACAGCAAGCACGGCTTCGAGGCCAGCGATCCCGATGCGGTGCTGCTGCAGGTGTGGCGCAACGGCACGCTCGTGTACTCGACCGACCGCGATTCGAAACTGCCGCCGCCCGCGCAGACGGGCATCGCGAGCGTCGACGTCGGCGGCCAGCCGTGGCGCACCTACGTGACCGAACGCGGCGGCACGACGATCCGGCTCGCGCAGGCGCGCCATGCGCGCTGGGAAGCGATCGCGGGCATCGCCGTGCACCTGCTGTGGCCGGTGTTCTCGATGCTGCCGGTGCTCGCGATCGGGCTGTGGTTCGGCATCGGCGCGGGGCTGCGGCCGTTGCGCACGATCGCCTCCGGCCTCAAGCGCAGGAATGCCAACAATCTCGAACCGGTCGACGTCGCGTCGATGCCGAACGAGGTGCGCCCGCTCGCCGAGGCGATCAACGACCTGCTCGCGCGGCTCGACCGCTCGTTCACGCTGCAGCGGCACTTCATCGCCGATGCCGCGCACGAATTGCGCACGCCGATCATGGGGCTGTCGATCCAGTCGCAATTGCTGCGGCGCGCGGCGACGGCCGACGAACGCGAGCACATCCTCGCGCAGATCCATGCGGGCACGACGCGCCTCGGCCACCTCGCCGAGCAGTTGCTGACGCTCGCGCGCCTCGAACCCGATGCGCAAGCGGCCGCGTCCGCGTCTGCGCCCGTCGATCTCGCCGCGCTGTGCCGGTCGGTGGTCGCGGATCGCGCGCGCGTCGCCGATGCGCACCGGATCGATCTCGGCGCGATCGTCATGTCTGCCGTGATGGCCACGGGCAACGCCGACACGCTGCGCGTGCTGCTGAACAACCTCGTCGACAACGCGATCCGCTATGCGGGCGACGGCGCGCGCATCGACGTGTCCGCGCGCATCGACGGCACGACGCCGGTGCTCGAAGTCGCCGATGACGGCCCCGGCATCCCCGAAGCCGAACGCGCGGACGTGTGGGAGCGCTTCTATCGCGGCGAGGGCGCGCAGGCCGTCACGTCGTCGGGCAGCGGGCTCGGGCTGTCGATCGTCAAGCGGATCGCCGAACAGCATCGCGCGACGGTCGCGCTCGGCACCACGCGCGGCGGGCGCGGACTGACCGTCACGGTGCGCTTCCCCGCACCACTTTGA
- the penR gene encoding beta-lactamase transcriptional regulator PenR: MTKLRPHLPLNALRAFESSARHLNFTRAGLELSVTQAAVSQQVRSLEERLGCTLFTRLPRGLGLTDEGRALLPVLSDAFSRIETVLKQFEGGRFHEVLTLGVVGTFAIGWLMPRLKRFGDTHPFVELRLRTNNNVVDLAAEGLDFAIRFGEGNWPATRNERLLDAPLTALCAPEIARRLAQPADLANETLLRSYRTDEWLGWFDAAQLEPWAVNGPVFDSSRLMVEAAMQGAGVALAPACMFARELQLGLLARPLDIDVRAGGYWLTSLKSKPLTPAMTLFRDWIAAEAAGAAPAE; encoded by the coding sequence ATGACCAAGCTCCGCCCTCATCTTCCGCTCAATGCGCTGCGCGCGTTCGAATCGTCGGCGCGACACCTGAACTTCACGCGCGCCGGCCTCGAGCTGAGCGTGACCCAGGCCGCGGTCAGCCAGCAGGTCCGCTCGCTCGAGGAGCGGCTCGGCTGCACGCTATTCACGCGGCTGCCGCGCGGTCTCGGGCTCACCGACGAAGGGCGCGCGCTGCTGCCCGTGCTGAGCGACGCGTTCAGCCGCATCGAGACGGTGCTCAAGCAGTTCGAGGGCGGGCGTTTCCACGAGGTGCTGACGCTTGGCGTCGTCGGCACCTTTGCCATAGGCTGGCTAATGCCGCGGCTGAAACGGTTCGGCGACACGCACCCGTTCGTCGAGCTGCGGCTGCGGACCAACAACAACGTCGTCGACCTCGCCGCCGAGGGTCTCGACTTCGCGATCCGCTTCGGTGAAGGCAACTGGCCGGCGACGCGCAACGAGCGCCTGCTCGATGCGCCGCTCACCGCGCTGTGCGCGCCGGAGATCGCGCGACGCCTCGCGCAGCCGGCCGATCTCGCGAACGAAACGCTGCTGCGCTCCTACCGCACCGACGAATGGCTCGGCTGGTTCGACGCCGCCCAGCTCGAACCGTGGGCGGTCAACGGCCCCGTGTTCGATTCGTCGCGGCTGATGGTCGAGGCCGCGATGCAAGGCGCGGGCGTCGCGCTCGCGCCGGCCTGCATGTTCGCGCGCGAGCTGCAGCTCGGCCTGCTCGCGCGGCCGCTCGACATCGACGTGCGCGCCGGCGGCTACTGGCTCACATCGCTGAAGTCGAAACCGCTCACGCCCGCGATGACGCTCTTTCGCGACTGGATCGCGGCCGAGGCGGCCGGCGCGGCGCCGGCCGAATGA
- the blaPEN-bcc gene encoding PEN family class A beta-lactamase, Bcc-type yields the protein MTYSSQRRTLLLAAAAAPLVLTVTACASQRAAAPEVANPAAAALADLERDAGGRLGVCAIDTASGRIVEHRPNERFPFCSTFKAMLSAAVLAQSVERPGLLQQRVTYSKADLVNYSPVTEKHVDTGMTVAAMCEAAIQYSDNSAANLLMKLLGGPSAVTAYARSIGDDAFRLDRWETELNTALPGDLRDTTTPAAMAASMRVLTLGDALPAAQRAQLVTWLRGNKVGDKRIRAGVPAGWTVGDKTGTGDYGTTNDAGVIWPASGAPIVLVVYYTQAQADARSKDDVIASAARIVARAFG from the coding sequence ATGACCTACTCATCGCAACGTCGAACCCTGTTGCTGGCCGCCGCGGCGGCGCCGCTCGTCCTCACCGTTACCGCGTGCGCGTCGCAGCGGGCCGCCGCGCCGGAGGTGGCCAATCCGGCCGCGGCGGCGCTTGCCGATCTCGAACGCGACGCGGGCGGCCGTCTCGGCGTGTGCGCGATCGACACCGCGAGCGGCCGGATCGTGGAGCATCGCCCCAATGAGCGCTTCCCGTTCTGCAGCACGTTCAAGGCGATGCTGAGCGCGGCGGTGCTCGCGCAGAGCGTCGAGCGCCCGGGATTGCTGCAGCAGCGCGTGACCTACTCGAAGGCCGACCTCGTCAACTATTCGCCCGTCACGGAGAAGCATGTCGACACGGGCATGACGGTGGCCGCGATGTGCGAGGCCGCGATCCAGTACAGCGACAACTCGGCTGCGAACCTGCTGATGAAGCTGCTCGGCGGCCCGTCGGCCGTGACCGCTTACGCGCGCTCGATCGGCGACGACGCGTTCCGGCTCGATCGCTGGGAGACCGAACTGAACACTGCGCTGCCGGGCGACCTGCGCGACACGACGACGCCCGCCGCGATGGCTGCGAGCATGCGCGTGCTGACGCTCGGCGATGCGTTGCCGGCCGCGCAGCGCGCGCAGCTCGTCACGTGGCTGCGCGGCAACAAGGTCGGCGACAAGCGGATTCGCGCGGGCGTGCCGGCCGGATGGACGGTCGGCGACAAGACGGGCACCGGCGATTACGGGACGACGAACGACGCGGGCGTGATCTGGCCGGCGTCGGGCGCGCCGATCGTGCTCGTCGTGTACTACACGCAGGCGCAAGCCGATGCGCGGTCGAAGGATGACGTGATCGCTTCGGCTGCGCGCATCGTGGCCCGGGCATTCGGTTGA
- a CDS encoding GNAT family N-acetyltransferase produces MTFTYEVTDAGDANVRKEIVAPLVRFNESRAGPSNFRPLAVLVTDVQGTVVGGLWGGTAFGWLHVDLLVVPEAARGQGAGTRIMDLAEAEAVARGCHSAWLDTFDFQARPFYEKRGYVRFGELPDYPVGHTRIFLTKKLAG; encoded by the coding sequence ATGACGTTCACATACGAGGTGACCGACGCGGGCGATGCGAACGTTCGCAAGGAGATCGTCGCGCCGCTCGTCCGATTCAACGAAAGCCGGGCCGGCCCGAGCAACTTCCGTCCGCTGGCCGTGCTCGTGACCGACGTGCAAGGCACGGTGGTCGGCGGCCTGTGGGGCGGCACCGCGTTCGGCTGGCTGCATGTCGACCTGCTCGTGGTGCCCGAGGCGGCGCGCGGGCAGGGCGCCGGCACGCGCATCATGGATCTGGCCGAAGCGGAGGCCGTCGCGCGCGGGTGCCACAGCGCGTGGCTCGACACGTTCGATTTCCAGGCGCGGCCGTTCTACGAGAAACGCGGTTATGTCCGCTTCGGCGAGCTGCCGGACTATCCGGTCGGGCACACGCGCATTTTCCTGACGAAGAAACTCGCGGGCTGA
- a CDS encoding amylo-alpha-1,6-glucosidase yields the protein MPNHAEATTTQAPQVAPAAPTQASGPAFIAPEADPQALARNNQYVLKSGDAFVVSDALGDIGGHDDGLFVDDMRVLSKWRLTFGGRAPSLLSGATSADNASFTAHLTNRPLPPLGGHETPEGVIHIERMRVLAGDVLYEALTLTNYGASEAEVPLSLSFAADFKDMFEVRGTQRPKRGTVVAPRVDAGAVRLRYDGLDSVERNVTVYFSPAPDALSVDRADYTLTIAAQACVSIYLTVDATLGPAHGEGPGCGRVALRTALVGVHREMRARRESMARVRSGNPLFDAWLDRSLADLGLLTTQLDTGPYPYAGIPWFSTPFGRDAVITSLQMLWLQPSLARGVLRFLAEHQARETSAFRDAEPGKIMHEFRRSEMAATGEVPFALYYGGVDTTPLFIVLAGAYVERTGDDALIDELWPALERAAQWVIDKCDRNPYGLLDYQRTSERGLANQGWKDSHDSVFHADGRFPDGPIALVEVQAYACAALDAMSACSHRRGHAADATRYALRAKALRDQVEALFWMPEGDFYGIALDGHGDLCRVFASNAGHLLAFGLPDAERGAAVAGVLGSALFQTGWGIRTLAAGQPRFNPMAYHNGSVWPHDNALIARGLARYGDKTAAVNLLRALFEAAVSFEMRLPELFCGFPRRRGEPPTAYPVACLPQAWAAGAPFMMLQACLGVSIDASRHEVRVERPALPEGVDWLRIDELRVGDETVSLTFRRVDGQVVAAAEQPGRVKVVAVL from the coding sequence ATGCCGAATCACGCCGAAGCCACGACGACGCAGGCGCCGCAAGTCGCGCCCGCTGCCCCGACCCAGGCGTCGGGTCCCGCATTCATCGCGCCCGAAGCCGATCCGCAGGCCCTCGCGCGCAACAACCAGTACGTGCTGAAATCCGGCGACGCGTTCGTGGTCAGCGACGCGCTCGGCGACATCGGCGGTCACGACGACGGCCTGTTCGTCGACGACATGCGCGTGCTGTCGAAATGGCGCCTGACGTTCGGCGGCCGCGCGCCGTCGCTGCTGTCGGGCGCGACGAGCGCCGACAACGCGTCGTTCACCGCACACCTGACGAACCGCCCGCTGCCGCCGCTCGGCGGCCACGAAACACCTGAAGGCGTGATCCATATCGAGCGGATGCGCGTGCTCGCGGGCGATGTGCTGTACGAAGCGCTGACGCTGACGAACTACGGCGCGAGCGAGGCCGAGGTGCCGCTGTCGTTGTCGTTCGCCGCCGATTTCAAGGACATGTTCGAAGTGCGCGGCACGCAGCGCCCGAAGCGCGGCACCGTGGTCGCGCCGCGTGTCGACGCGGGCGCGGTGCGGCTGCGCTACGACGGCCTCGACAGCGTCGAGCGCAACGTGACCGTGTATTTCTCGCCGGCGCCCGATGCGCTGTCGGTCGATCGTGCCGACTACACGCTGACGATCGCCGCGCAGGCGTGCGTGTCGATTTACCTGACCGTCGACGCGACGCTCGGCCCGGCGCACGGCGAAGGGCCGGGCTGCGGCCGCGTCGCGCTGCGCACGGCACTCGTTGGCGTGCACCGCGAAATGCGCGCGCGGCGCGAGTCGATGGCGCGCGTGCGCAGCGGCAATCCGCTGTTCGATGCGTGGCTCGACCGCTCGCTCGCGGATCTCGGGCTGCTCACGACGCAACTCGACACGGGGCCGTACCCGTATGCGGGGATTCCGTGGTTTTCGACGCCGTTCGGCCGCGACGCGGTCATTACGTCGCTGCAGATGCTGTGGCTGCAGCCGTCGCTCGCGCGCGGCGTGCTGCGTTTCCTGGCCGAGCACCAGGCACGCGAGACGTCGGCGTTCCGCGACGCGGAGCCCGGCAAGATCATGCACGAGTTCCGCCGCAGCGAAATGGCCGCGACGGGCGAGGTGCCGTTCGCGCTGTACTACGGCGGCGTCGATACGACTCCGCTCTTCATCGTGCTCGCAGGCGCGTATGTCGAACGCACCGGCGACGACGCGCTGATCGACGAGCTGTGGCCCGCGCTCGAGCGTGCCGCGCAATGGGTGATCGACAAGTGCGACCGCAATCCGTACGGACTGCTCGATTACCAGCGCACGTCGGAGCGCGGCCTCGCGAACCAGGGCTGGAAGGACAGCCACGATTCGGTGTTCCATGCGGACGGCCGCTTTCCGGACGGGCCGATCGCGCTCGTCGAAGTGCAGGCCTATGCGTGCGCGGCGCTCGATGCGATGTCGGCGTGCTCGCACCGGCGCGGCCACGCGGCCGATGCCACGCGCTACGCACTGCGCGCGAAGGCGCTGCGCGATCAGGTCGAGGCGCTGTTCTGGATGCCGGAAGGCGATTTCTACGGGATCGCGCTCGACGGCCACGGCGACCTGTGCCGCGTGTTCGCATCGAACGCGGGCCATCTGCTCGCGTTCGGCCTGCCCGATGCCGAGCGCGGCGCGGCGGTCGCCGGCGTGCTCGGCTCGGCGCTGTTCCAGACGGGCTGGGGCATTCGCACGCTCGCGGCCGGCCAGCCGCGTTTCAACCCGATGGCGTATCACAACGGCTCGGTATGGCCGCACGACAATGCGCTGATCGCACGCGGGCTCGCGCGCTACGGCGACAAGACGGCCGCGGTGAACCTGCTGCGCGCGCTGTTCGAGGCGGCAGTGAGCTTCGAGATGCGGTTGCCCGAGCTGTTCTGCGGGTTCCCGCGCCGGCGCGGCGAACCGCCGACCGCGTACCCGGTCGCGTGCCTGCCGCAAGCATGGGCGGCAGGCGCGCCGTTCATGATGCTGCAGGCATGCCTCGGCGTGAGTATCGATGCGTCGCGCCACGAGGTGCGCGTCGAGCGTCCGGCGCTGCCCGAAGGCGTCGACTGGTTGCGGATCGACGAGCTGCGCGTCGGCGACGAAACGGTGTCGCTGACGTTCCGCCGCGTCGACGGCCAGGTCGTCGCGGCGGCGGAGCAGCCGGGCCGCGTGAAGGTGGTCGCGGTGCTGTAG
- a CDS encoding ankyrin repeat domain-containing protein, with the protein MKKLPPRANPDHLKKQAKELLRLYRQGDGHAVARFVQFLPAAANRTHDQALALGLRLHDAQSCIAREYGFASWADLGAFVETQALAQQQRPLLIRRWLGLAYGGDVTGGFDAPRPRVAAQLLRDHPDLVSDDATIACAAGDLDALKAAIAADPGWIARAGGALKLPPLVAVTHSRLGQLPEFAVRLRACARHLLDAGADPNQRIGNRFPPASLAAPDESGPLSALYGAAGVNRDPVLTAMLLEAGADPNDGESLYHSLENPVCTRVLLEHGARVGGTNALRRALDMRDAAALELLLAHGGDPNEPAGEGPTKMWGAPLLRAIAVRCSARHIAALLAAGADPRARTAAGVSAYRLAMQTGLTDVAALLRAAGAEETLGAEDAFVAACARADADDARRIQARHPELPGALPEDRLRLLPDAAAWGSADAVKVMVELGWPIAARGGDWDASALNQAVFRGDAKLLAFLLAHGASWREMHGYGSDALGTLSWASVNEPADLGEPDWEACARVLLAHGVPQAARDPSNPEGVLVDGRAMRFSEAVTDVLLGIESGQPGSQ; encoded by the coding sequence ATGAAAAAGCTGCCCCCCAGGGCCAATCCCGATCATCTGAAAAAGCAGGCCAAGGAATTATTGCGCTTGTATCGGCAGGGCGATGGGCATGCCGTCGCACGCTTCGTCCAGTTTCTCCCCGCCGCAGCAAACCGCACGCACGACCAGGCGCTCGCGCTCGGCCTCCGCCTGCATGACGCGCAATCCTGCATCGCGCGGGAATACGGCTTCGCATCGTGGGCTGATCTCGGCGCGTTCGTCGAAACGCAGGCGCTCGCGCAGCAGCAGCGGCCGCTGCTGATTCGGCGCTGGCTCGGTCTTGCATACGGCGGCGACGTGACCGGCGGCTTCGACGCGCCCCGGCCGCGCGTCGCCGCGCAATTGCTGCGCGACCATCCCGACCTTGTCTCGGACGACGCGACCATCGCGTGCGCAGCGGGCGACCTCGACGCGCTGAAGGCAGCCATCGCCGCCGATCCCGGCTGGATCGCGCGCGCCGGCGGCGCGTTGAAGCTGCCGCCGCTGGTCGCCGTCACGCATTCGCGGCTCGGCCAGCTTCCCGAGTTCGCGGTCAGGCTGCGCGCCTGTGCACGGCACCTGCTCGATGCCGGCGCCGATCCGAACCAGCGGATCGGCAACCGGTTTCCGCCGGCGTCGCTCGCTGCGCCCGACGAGTCGGGCCCGCTGTCGGCGCTGTACGGCGCCGCCGGCGTCAATCGCGACCCGGTCCTCACGGCCATGCTGCTCGAAGCCGGCGCCGACCCGAACGACGGCGAATCGCTGTATCACTCGCTGGAGAACCCGGTGTGCACGCGCGTGCTGCTCGAACACGGCGCGCGGGTGGGCGGCACGAATGCGTTGCGGCGGGCGCTCGACATGCGCGACGCGGCCGCGCTCGAACTGCTGCTCGCGCACGGCGGGGACCCGAACGAACCGGCCGGAGAAGGGCCGACGAAAATGTGGGGCGCGCCGCTGTTGCGGGCGATTGCCGTGCGCTGTTCGGCGCGCCACATCGCCGCGTTGCTGGCGGCCGGCGCGGATCCCCGCGCGCGGACGGCGGCGGGCGTCAGTGCGTACCGGCTGGCCATGCAGACGGGATTGACCGACGTCGCCGCGTTGCTGCGCGCGGCTGGCGCGGAGGAGACGCTCGGCGCGGAAGACGCGTTCGTCGCGGCCTGCGCGCGCGCCGACGCCGACGATGCGCGGCGCATCCAGGCGCGACATCCCGAACTGCCCGGCGCGCTGCCCGAAGACCGGCTGCGGTTGTTGCCGGACGCCGCCGCGTGGGGTTCGGCCGATGCGGTGAAGGTCATGGTCGAACTGGGCTGGCCGATCGCCGCGCGTGGCGGCGACTGGGACGCGAGCGCGCTGAATCAGGCGGTGTTCCGCGGCGACGCGAAGCTGCTGGCGTTCCTGCTCGCGCACGGCGCAAGCTGGCGCGAGATGCATGGCTACGGGAGCGATGCGCTCGGTACGTTGTCGTGGGCGTCCGTCAACGAACCGGCGGACCTCGGCGAGCCCGACTGGGAAGCGTGCGCGCGTGTGTTGCTCGCGCACGGCGTGCCGCAAGCGGCGCGGGACCCGTCGAATCCGGAAGGCGTGCTGGTCGACGGCCGTGCAATGCGGTTCTCCGAAGCCGTGACCGACGTGTTGCTCGGCATCGAAAGCGGGCAGCCCGGGTCGCAATAA
- a CDS encoding response regulator — MRVLLVEDDPLIGSGLEQGLKQEGFAVDWVKDGDAASLALRSTGYGLLLLDLGLPNRDGLSVLAALRRRDETLPAIIITARDGVPDRIAGLDSGADDYLVKPFALDELLARIRAVNRRHAGRAQTTLAIGPLRLDPVKHLVWLDDDEVPLSPKEFVLLHELMREPGAVISREQFEERLYSWGEEIESNAVQVHIHNLRKKLGHDMIRTVRGVGYRIGDGT; from the coding sequence ATGCGCGTACTGCTCGTCGAGGACGATCCGCTGATCGGCAGCGGGCTCGAACAGGGCCTCAAACAGGAAGGCTTCGCCGTCGACTGGGTGAAGGACGGCGATGCCGCGTCGCTCGCGCTGCGCTCGACCGGCTACGGCCTGCTGCTGCTCGACCTCGGGCTGCCGAACCGCGACGGCCTGTCGGTGCTCGCGGCGCTGCGCCGCCGCGACGAGACGCTGCCCGCGATCATCATCACTGCGCGCGACGGCGTGCCCGACCGTATCGCGGGCCTCGACAGCGGCGCGGACGATTACCTCGTCAAGCCGTTCGCGCTCGACGAACTGCTCGCGCGCATCCGCGCCGTCAACCGCCGTCATGCGGGGCGCGCGCAGACGACGCTCGCGATCGGCCCGCTGCGGCTCGACCCCGTCAAGCATCTCGTGTGGCTCGACGACGACGAAGTGCCGCTGTCGCCGAAGGAGTTCGTGCTGCTGCACGAGCTGATGCGCGAACCCGGCGCGGTGATTTCGCGCGAGCAGTTCGAGGAACGGCTGTACAGCTGGGGCGAGGAAATCGAGAGCAACGCGGTGCAGGTGCATATCCACAACCTGCGCAAGAAGCTCGGCCACGACATGATCCGCACGGTGCGCGGCGTCGGCTACCGGATCGGTGACGGCACATGA
- a CDS encoding MurR/RpiR family transcriptional regulator, whose product MAANFDELASRIRAQFSELSPQFQAGAAFLLDHPDEVATSSMRKVAQRAQVQPASLVRLAQQFGFPGWNELRDLCVARVRTRPEPLTQRARSLVRPDAKASLAHDLLAAQQHNLSATAAQNEHTLAEAAKLIRKASHVHVAGFRSCYPVAFGFVYGYRLFRPTVSLLNGVAGSLEMELRTIAKQSVTVIVSFAPYSAEATRVAQAAKAQGSRIVAITDSAVSPIALHADAQLIFTHDSPSFFPSLVAAHAMAEALVAQLLALEGSDAIAALERTEAELHAKGAYVV is encoded by the coding sequence ATGGCCGCCAATTTCGACGAACTCGCGTCCCGGATCCGGGCGCAATTTTCCGAGCTGAGCCCGCAATTCCAGGCGGGCGCCGCATTCCTGCTCGATCATCCCGACGAAGTCGCCACCTCGTCGATGCGCAAGGTCGCGCAGCGCGCGCAGGTGCAGCCTGCGTCGCTCGTGCGGCTCGCGCAGCAATTCGGCTTCCCTGGCTGGAACGAACTGCGCGACCTGTGCGTCGCGCGTGTGCGCACGCGCCCCGAGCCGCTGACGCAGCGGGCGCGCTCGCTCGTACGGCCCGACGCGAAGGCGTCGCTCGCGCACGACCTGCTCGCCGCGCAGCAGCACAACCTGTCGGCCACCGCCGCGCAGAACGAGCACACGCTCGCGGAAGCGGCGAAGCTGATCCGCAAGGCGTCGCACGTGCATGTCGCCGGGTTTCGTTCGTGCTACCCGGTCGCGTTCGGGTTCGTGTATGGCTACCGGCTGTTCCGTCCGACCGTGTCGCTGCTCAACGGCGTCGCCGGTTCGCTCGAAATGGAACTGCGCACGATCGCGAAGCAGAGCGTGACCGTGATCGTCAGCTTCGCGCCGTATTCGGCGGAAGCCACGCGCGTCGCGCAGGCCGCGAAGGCGCAGGGCAGCCGGATCGTCGCGATCACCGACAGCGCGGTGTCGCCGATCGCGCTGCACGCGGACGCGCAACTGATCTTCACGCACGACAGCCCGTCGTTCTTTCCGTCGCTGGTGGCCGCGCATGCGATGGCCGAGGCGCTGGTCGCGCAGTTGCTGGCGCTCGAAGGCAGCGATGCGATCGCGGCGCTCGAGCGCACGGAAGCGGAGTTGCACGCGAAGGGCGCCTACGTCGTCTGA